One Campylobacter concisus DNA segment encodes these proteins:
- the tssM gene encoding type VI secretion system membrane subunit TssM, producing the protein MAFIDYLRRFFTFFRFKHSVVLVTSIALSVLFWLYAPLVAFNDIYSFASVSSRVSVLVAFWAVILFFVLLRPLMNYFASRKDEKNDKLKEIKKESMDSFGKAKRNFLLSLKDAKTTWKKDINFKKLPLIMIIGNEGAGKSAFINYSNIEFPLSDSLDTYKKIHQSTTNFNLYVSKFGALLDTEGIHFAQESLYQPTATEELPEDDVEKNRDYLLKKGVWNEFLHFLKRNDFNSRLSGAVLIIDTKKFLEGTQEYFDELIRYMVKRINDCEKHLGIKFPIYVVFSKLDLIDGMGDYFKLFNEDVANKALGINLDSNFTAQTLETELKGLSDSLFKHLMSKNSISHMLEDKKRSYLFLKQLENFFVLVKDFVTKLSSQNALKNTSVINGVYFVSAYQENIPINYLTNTICDKYSIKKPLLRAVNNYSKQSYFVKSFLKEIAFKANVTKFGAQNRFIKFINFALVAALCAGVYFGSSYILNIKNTKEQIAANNVDKISNYLDSKKYKDLTATQKIELLNLLKQSLNDYPRIFSGDTKFEYITLDTSYKGFAPVKALYYDLSADFFKNTVLTEMENILKTESDPDKLIKAFYMYDSLFDKNYTNVDLFKIWIAANWDKFEKYGVAKNEFLAHIEAILNAKNLSISADQSAQSAANTKLTPVQRAKRLYSILEFISFKDEKSFYDIKKEVENLNQVVQEKEAFNPFNKIYTKENLRDFLAKLSSNIDETAGIESWLMDTNSSLKDISSNEKKELSIAVVELYLQNYADKWNQILRAIEPNEFATKKEVIDELEILSKRENPLNSLIKLTNQNTNLNDENLLKYIYSLGFASSEIKRVFTDFSTKFTNYHALNSDGSLDLISNDVTNVYKKVSDYNFEMLQSSDDKIVYAINGIKNENDPFIVLNNDAKKLPDELNEYYQKLSKLAWKQVENGASSLLATAYKDDVLDDFESLIKPYYPFNENSAKAVSIEEFKRFFGKDGTWNSFYDKYLKQILSKTGSGYKVRPKYAKELRFNKSFLENIAYIDRISNLMLDSNDELKLNYNLKAVDLSANFSHINIGYGNNSLAYDHTIPSNLLVSSKSFDISTQFKFNAVSNAGSDKKEISFDGEWGWYKLLKASNFSSIGVSTLNFDGKKESYFGFEVTPNGGELLELMNIIPTIDLPRKMLY; encoded by the coding sequence ATGGCATTTATCGACTACTTACGCAGATTTTTCACATTTTTTAGGTTTAAACACAGTGTTGTTTTAGTAACCTCTATCGCTCTTAGTGTTTTGTTTTGGCTCTATGCCCCGCTTGTAGCATTTAACGATATATATAGCTTTGCTAGCGTTAGCTCACGAGTTAGCGTGCTAGTTGCTTTTTGGGCAGTTATATTGTTTTTTGTCTTGCTCAGACCGCTGATGAACTATTTTGCATCACGCAAAGATGAGAAAAACGACAAACTAAAAGAGATAAAAAAAGAGTCAATGGATAGTTTTGGCAAGGCAAAGAGAAATTTCTTACTTTCGCTAAAAGACGCCAAAACGACTTGGAAGAAAGATATAAATTTTAAAAAATTGCCATTAATAATGATAATAGGCAACGAGGGTGCTGGCAAAAGTGCTTTTATAAACTACTCAAATATCGAATTTCCTCTATCTGATAGCCTAGATACTTATAAAAAGATACACCAAAGTACGACAAATTTTAACCTTTATGTATCAAAATTTGGAGCACTATTAGATACTGAGGGCATTCATTTTGCGCAAGAGAGCCTCTATCAGCCAACTGCAACAGAGGAGCTTCCTGAAGATGATGTAGAGAAAAACAGAGACTATCTACTTAAAAAAGGCGTTTGGAACGAGTTTTTACACTTTTTAAAGAGAAATGACTTTAACTCAAGACTAAGCGGCGCCGTGCTTATCATCGATACTAAAAAATTCCTAGAAGGCACTCAAGAGTATTTTGACGAGCTTATAAGATATATGGTAAAGAGGATAAATGACTGCGAGAAACACCTTGGCATTAAATTTCCTATTTACGTAGTCTTTAGCAAGCTTGATCTTATAGATGGTATGGGTGATTATTTCAAATTATTTAATGAAGACGTGGCAAATAAAGCTCTTGGTATAAATTTAGACTCAAATTTCACCGCTCAAACACTTGAGACAGAGCTTAAGGGCTTAAGCGACTCGCTATTTAAACACCTAATGAGCAAAAACTCGATCTCACACATGCTAGAAGATAAAAAACGCTCATATTTGTTCTTAAAACAGCTTGAAAATTTCTTCGTGCTAGTAAAAGACTTTGTTACAAAGCTAAGCTCTCAAAATGCTCTTAAAAACACATCTGTGATAAATGGAGTTTATTTTGTAAGTGCATATCAAGAAAACATCCCTATAAACTACCTTACAAATACGATTTGCGATAAATATAGCATCAAAAAACCACTTCTTAGAGCGGTAAATAATTACAGCAAACAAAGCTACTTTGTAAAATCATTTTTAAAAGAGATCGCTTTTAAAGCAAATGTAACGAAATTTGGTGCGCAAAATAGATTTATTAAATTTATAAATTTCGCCTTAGTGGCTGCACTTTGTGCGGGAGTTTATTTTGGCTCTAGTTATATTTTAAATATCAAAAATACAAAAGAGCAAATTGCGGCTAACAACGTAGATAAAATTTCTAACTATCTTGATAGCAAAAAGTATAAAGATCTTACCGCTACACAAAAGATCGAGCTTTTAAATCTGCTAAAACAAAGTCTAAACGACTATCCAAGGATCTTTAGCGGTGATACTAAATTTGAGTACATCACTCTTGATACCTCTTATAAGGGCTTTGCACCTGTTAAAGCGCTTTATTACGATCTTAGTGCTGACTTTTTCAAAAATACAGTTTTAACTGAGATGGAAAATATCCTAAAAACAGAGAGTGATCCAGATAAGCTTATAAAAGCCTTTTATATGTATGATTCACTTTTTGATAAAAACTATACAAACGTAGATCTATTTAAAATTTGGATAGCTGCAAACTGGGATAAATTTGAAAAATATGGCGTTGCTAAAAATGAGTTTTTAGCACACATTGAAGCCATTTTAAATGCTAAAAATTTAAGCATTTCAGCAGATCAGAGCGCCCAAAGTGCAGCAAATACTAAACTAACACCTGTTCAAAGAGCAAAAAGGCTCTACTCGATACTTGAGTTTATCTCATTTAAAGATGAAAAATCATTCTACGACATCAAAAAAGAGGTTGAAAATTTAAACCAAGTAGTTCAAGAAAAAGAGGCGTTTAATCCATTTAATAAAATTTATACAAAAGAAAATTTAAGAGACTTCTTGGCAAAACTTAGCTCAAACATCGATGAGACTGCAGGCATAGAGTCATGGCTGATGGATACCAACTCATCTTTAAAAGATATCAGCTCAAATGAGAAAAAAGAGCTAAGCATCGCAGTTGTAGAGCTTTACTTGCAAAACTATGCTGATAAATGGAACCAAATTTTAAGAGCGATCGAGCCAAATGAATTTGCTACTAAAAAAGAGGTCATAGACGAGCTTGAAATTTTGTCAAAAAGAGAAAACCCACTAAATTCTCTTATAAAACTAACTAATCAAAATACAAATTTAAATGATGAAAATTTACTAAAATACATCTACTCTCTAGGTTTTGCTTCAAGCGAGATAAAACGCGTATTTACAGACTTTAGCACTAAATTTACAAACTATCATGCGCTAAATTCTGACGGATCGCTAGATCTTATCAGCAATGACGTCACAAATGTATATAAAAAAGTTAGTGACTATAACTTTGAGATGCTTCAAAGCAGTGACGATAAGATCGTTTATGCGATAAATGGCATAAAAAATGAGAATGATCCATTTATCGTGCTAAATAATGACGCCAAAAAGCTTCCAGATGAGCTAAATGAGTACTATCAAAAGCTATCAAAGCTTGCTTGGAAACAAGTAGAAAACGGAGCTTCATCGCTTTTGGCAACAGCTTATAAAGATGATGTTCTTGATGACTTTGAAAGTCTTATAAAGCCTTATTATCCATTTAATGAAAACTCAGCAAAAGCTGTTAGCATCGAAGAATTTAAGAGATTTTTTGGTAAAGACGGAACGTGGAATAGCTTTTATGATAAGTATCTAAAACAAATTTTGAGCAAAACTGGCAGTGGCTACAAAGTAAGACCAAAATATGCAAAAGAGCTAAGATTTAATAAAAGTTTCCTTGAAAATATCGCTTATATCGATAGAATTTCAAATTTGATGCTTGACTCAAATGATGAACTAAAACTAAACTATAACTTAAAAGCAGTTGATCTATCGGCAAATTTCAGCCACATAAATATAGGTTACGGAAATAACTCTTTGGCGTATGATCATACGATCCCATCAAATTTACTTGTCTCAAGTAAAAGCTTTGATATCTCAACGCAGTTTAAATTTAATGCAGTTTCAAATGCAGGTAGCGACAAAAAAGAGATCAGCTTTGACGGCGAGTGGGGCTGGTACAAGCTATTAAAGGCTTCAAATTTCAGTAGCATTGGCGTTAGCACGCTTAACTTTGATGGTAAAAAAGAGTCATATTTTGGCTTTGAAGTTACTCCAAATGGTGGAGAGCTTTTAGAGCTTATGAATATCATACCAACTATTGATTTACCAAGAAAGATGCTTTATTAA
- a CDS encoding Hcp family type VI secretion system effector, which yields MSQPVYIKVKGSTQGLISSGASTEASIGNRYQSGHEDEIMAQEVSHIVTVPVDPQSGQPSGQRVHKPFSFTTSLNKAVPLLYNALTQGERLPEVEIHWYRTSTSGGAEHFFTTKLEDATITDITLVSPNAQDKLNSDKTELFKVSMNYRKIVWEHVAAGTSGSDDWREATKKA from the coding sequence ATGTCACAACCAGTGTATATTAAGGTGAAAGGTTCTACTCAAGGACTTATCTCAAGTGGTGCTTCAACAGAAGCTAGTATCGGTAATCGCTATCAGTCAGGTCACGAAGATGAGATTATGGCACAAGAGGTTTCTCACATTGTAACTGTTCCAGTAGATCCACAAAGTGGCCAACCATCAGGACAAAGAGTACATAAGCCATTTAGCTTTACAACATCTTTAAATAAAGCTGTGCCACTTCTTTACAACGCATTAACTCAAGGCGAGAGACTTCCAGAGGTTGAGATCCACTGGTACAGAACATCAACTAGTGGAGGTGCTGAGCACTTCTTCACTACAAAGCTAGAAGATGCAACTATAACAGATATCACTCTAGTAAGTCCAAATGCTCAAGATAAGCTAAACAGCGACAAAACTGAGCTTTTTAAAGTTTCTATGAACTATAGAAAGATAGTTTGGGAGCACGTAGCTGCAGGCACAAGCGGAAGCGATGACTGGAGAGAAGCTACTAAAAAAGCTTAA
- a CDS encoding type VI secretion system Vgr family protein — MDFLNINKKKLDIKNENNEIAGVDKKSKYGDATRATKAAGGAFSTIAGPGGFVYRKVADMAERQIDITKDKDYREFKEIKKMDQVEWFKNYRNLTDADIEMFEKALQEEENEKRLKEQQMDKNITSPTSSLTKPVMLASGNSVATDGFVDYGVSNDAFSTLQIANDKFIVTRADINESLEDIFSIECFAYINLVKNPLYENLESIYNDNAQTGIYRYLDKGMKLSIKRPSSTNKSIIPGNNGSDYIYFSGIVSDVEYLGVDDDSSTNIDKKYFFKFKLTSSLYRLSINRANRIYTDQSVLEVVKEILSFNKQRLTKELDFSNIKNSYNKKEFIAQYNESDLAFITRLCHDSGIYFYEDNEKIYFHDTFILAYSNQAEGLAQSEPSKGKEARKVSFNVNLNNNLASEHINKITKSETLKANSFTHSFQNTAYPNVLESKNEKIFDEQVNIYDKHINLDEYSFSDTRLLEVSTYLKKLRSDMLLKEFVASSNVFALNLNDNISVAIDQSSGEYEFKIIAIKHTYIDESVLENTLNLGDNVPLKDKKFISSYTNELSIIPSSVKFVPSYKQKPKAPDITLGLVVGQDGLNSQTNTIHTDSYGRVKVRLNAFSTQEQIDKDDTINASYHKSAYLRVITPIASNSSGFFAIPRVGDEVIISFLQNDIDNPVVSGSLYNASNMPLVNVDNNYHQTSLSSKTIGANETGINEITLSNLKNKEQIYVKAEKDYDELVNNDFSQTILNDKSSQVHGSYTERVKKAHIQTIDLAKNVNVGGEYLTTVGLSKDTVVGVSNTLNVAVDDTTRVGRDRHEFVGNDKFVEIKSNLNTTIHNDETKEIKGTKEQNIDGSYKLNSQKGINEFSNEHIVLQANNYIDINAKSNFTTKTAAQHTEMADSKFSEIETTYEVNAKNEIIHQVGSTKVTINGASVVIEVGGIKAIFDSMGLRVIGGDIKAL; from the coding sequence ATGGATTTTTTAAATATAAATAAAAAGAAGTTAGATATAAAAAATGAAAATAATGAAATAGCAGGCGTTGATAAAAAAAGTAAATATGGAGATGCAACAAGAGCGACAAAAGCCGCTGGTGGTGCATTTAGTACTATTGCTGGACCTGGCGGCTTTGTTTATAGGAAAGTTGCTGATATGGCCGAAAGGCAGATTGATATCACAAAAGATAAAGACTACAGAGAATTTAAAGAAATTAAAAAAATGGATCAAGTGGAGTGGTTTAAAAATTACCGTAACCTCACTGACGCCGATATCGAAATGTTTGAAAAGGCATTACAAGAAGAAGAAAACGAAAAAAGATTGAAAGAGCAACAAATGGACAAAAACATAACATCACCAACATCATCACTAACCAAGCCAGTCATGCTAGCATCTGGCAACTCGGTGGCAACAGACGGCTTTGTAGATTATGGCGTATCTAACGATGCCTTCTCTACTCTTCAGATAGCAAACGATAAATTTATAGTCACAAGGGCTGATATAAATGAGAGTTTAGAAGATATATTTAGCATAGAGTGCTTTGCCTATATAAATTTAGTCAAAAATCCGCTTTATGAAAATTTAGAGAGCATTTATAACGATAACGCTCAAACTGGCATATATAGATACCTTGATAAGGGTATGAAGCTAAGTATAAAAAGACCATCTTCTACGAACAAGAGTATCATCCCAGGCAATAATGGCAGTGACTATATCTACTTTAGCGGCATAGTAAGCGATGTCGAGTATCTAGGCGTTGATGACGATAGTAGTACAAATATAGACAAAAAATACTTCTTCAAATTTAAACTCACATCTTCGCTATATAGACTAAGTATAAATAGAGCAAATAGAATTTACACAGATCAAAGCGTGCTTGAAGTGGTAAAAGAAATTTTGTCTTTTAACAAGCAAAGGCTAACTAAAGAGCTAGACTTCTCAAATATCAAAAATAGCTACAATAAAAAAGAATTTATAGCGCAGTACAACGAAAGCGACCTAGCCTTTATAACAAGACTTTGCCATGATAGCGGTATATATTTTTATGAAGATAATGAGAAAATTTACTTTCACGATACCTTTATCCTAGCTTATAGCAACCAAGCTGAAGGCCTAGCACAAAGCGAGCCGAGCAAAGGTAAAGAGGCTAGAAAAGTAAGCTTTAATGTAAATTTAAACAACAATCTCGCAAGCGAACACATAAATAAAATCACAAAGAGCGAAACTCTAAAAGCAAACAGCTTCACCCACTCATTTCAAAACACGGCCTATCCAAACGTGCTAGAGAGCAAAAATGAGAAGATATTTGACGAGCAGGTAAATATCTATGATAAGCATATAAATTTAGATGAGTATTCATTTAGTGATACGAGGTTGCTTGAGGTTAGCACCTATCTTAAAAAGCTAAGAAGCGATATGCTTTTGAAAGAATTTGTCGCTAGCTCAAACGTCTTTGCTCTAAATTTAAACGACAATATCTCAGTCGCCATAGATCAAAGTAGCGGCGAGTATGAGTTTAAAATAATAGCTATAAAACACACTTATATAGACGAAAGCGTTTTAGAAAATACTCTAAATTTAGGTGACAATGTCCCTTTAAAAGATAAGAAATTTATAAGCTCATACACAAATGAACTAAGCATTATCCCAAGCAGTGTGAAATTTGTACCAAGTTACAAGCAAAAGCCAAAAGCGCCTGACATCACTCTAGGCCTTGTTGTAGGACAAGATGGGCTAAATAGCCAAACAAACACCATCCATACGGATAGCTACGGCAGGGTAAAGGTAAGACTAAACGCATTTAGCACACAAGAGCAGATAGATAAAGACGACACCATAAACGCAAGCTATCATAAAAGCGCCTATCTAAGAGTGATCACGCCGATAGCTAGCAACAGCTCTGGCTTCTTTGCGATACCTAGGGTCGGCGATGAGGTGATTATCTCATTTTTGCAAAACGACATAGACAACCCAGTGGTAAGCGGCAGCCTCTATAATGCCTCAAATATGCCACTAGTAAATGTAGATAACAACTACCACCAAACATCGCTTAGCTCAAAAACAATCGGTGCAAACGAGACTGGCATAAACGAGATCACTTTGTCAAACTTAAAAAATAAAGAGCAAATTTATGTAAAAGCGGAGAAAGACTACGACGAGCTAGTAAATAACGACTTTTCTCAAACGATCCTAAACGACAAAAGCTCTCAAGTGCATGGTAGCTACACTGAAAGGGTCAAAAAAGCGCACATCCAAACGATAGATCTTGCTAAAAATGTAAATGTCGGCGGCGAATATCTAACGACGGTTGGACTTTCAAAAGATACAGTAGTAGGTGTCTCAAACACACTAAATGTAGCTGTTGATGATACAACTAGAGTTGGTCGAGATAGGCATGAGTTTGTCGGCAATGATAAATTTGTCGAGATAAAATCAAACCTCAACACAACCATACACAACGACGAAACCAAAGAGATAAAAGGTACTAAAGAGCAAAACATAGATGGTAGCTATAAGCTAAATTCGCAAAAAGGTATAAATGAGTTTAGTAACGAGCACATAGTACTTCAGGCAAACAACTACATCGACATAAATGCTAAGTCAAATTTCACTACAAAGACAGCCGCGCAGCACACCGAGATGGCAGACTCTAAGTTTAGCGAGATCGAGACGACATACGAGGTCAATGCTAAAAATGAGATCATCCACCAAGTAGGCAGCACCAAAGTAACCATAAATGGCGCAAGTGTCGTGATAGAAGTTGGCGGCATAAAAGCGATATTTGACAGCATGGGTCTAAGGGTCATCGGCGGAGATATCAAGGCGCTGTAA
- a CDS encoding M23 family metallopeptidase, giving the protein MILASRDLSKDHSTEEIHSMSDNGVISLEAKKKAEGNTTYDLKTSLVDIANNITNVVIENTGKLNVKEAIKLKAMYKPNKGDDNYKDINWAYEIIRQDEYNKEVKDNNPTGYIVLEGDKFKGKKISFTPQNDIKDKELLEKLKENNSMIVFFAYLRSPSYKTRYGKTHIRADFRVPMELKYENNKLYIYEFGHTDKSLSFDASLSNAFINEINDTKKTDNARGRYYISANINSQSISIYKDHKLKELAYCSINDRNRPARALLEIYASGGNTKSSISNFQNGINLINSENKSKFISKFNEVKQRVKLENIDSVSLEVIEEDNEIIFPLKVKPLNDKDGVHSRYYWASAPGAHQASFGSGRSGGKRRHAGRDLYTLANAEIVAIADGVVLNTSFFYCKTNQVTVMHYFKGRKIIIRYGELVNIPVKAGDRVKKGQFLGQTGKLLNDRNQHINVVSGYTIYMIHFEYYTDGNNTKDTLTIRDPNNKFKRRSDLSDPLEILRIGYGNSFKTKK; this is encoded by the coding sequence ATGATATTAGCTTCACGAGATCTTAGTAAGGATCACTCCACAGAAGAAATTCATAGCATGAGTGATAATGGCGTTATATCACTTGAAGCAAAGAAAAAAGCTGAAGGTAATACTACATATGATCTAAAAACTTCACTTGTTGATATCGCAAATAACATAACTAATGTTGTTATAGAAAATACAGGCAAGCTAAATGTAAAAGAAGCCATTAAACTAAAAGCAATGTATAAACCAAATAAAGGCGATGATAACTATAAAGATATAAACTGGGCTTATGAGATCATAAGACAAGATGAATACAACAAAGAGGTAAAAGATAATAATCCTACAGGATATATAGTATTAGAAGGCGATAAATTTAAAGGTAAAAAGATAAGCTTTACTCCGCAAAATGACATAAAAGATAAGGAGTTGCTTGAAAAACTAAAAGAAAATAACAGCATGATAGTGTTTTTTGCCTATTTAAGAAGCCCATCTTATAAGACAAGATATGGTAAGACACATATAAGAGCAGACTTTAGGGTTCCTATGGAGCTAAAATATGAAAATAATAAACTTTATATATATGAATTTGGGCATACTGATAAGAGTTTAAGCTTTGATGCAAGTTTGTCAAATGCTTTTATTAATGAGATTAATGACACTAAAAAAACAGATAATGCCAGAGGAAGATACTATATAAGTGCAAATATAAATTCTCAAAGCATAAGTATTTATAAAGATCATAAATTAAAAGAGTTAGCTTATTGTTCTATAAATGATCGCAATAGACCTGCTAGAGCACTTCTAGAAATTTATGCATCAGGTGGCAACACTAAAAGCTCAATATCTAATTTCCAAAATGGAATAAATTTAATAAATAGTGAAAATAAAAGTAAATTTATCTCCAAATTTAACGAAGTAAAGCAAAGAGTTAAACTAGAAAATATCGATAGTGTTAGCCTTGAAGTCATTGAGGAGGATAATGAGATAATCTTTCCTCTTAAAGTAAAGCCATTAAATGATAAAGACGGAGTTCATAGTAGGTATTACTGGGCTAGTGCGCCAGGAGCACATCAGGCCTCTTTTGGCAGTGGCAGAAGCGGTGGCAAGAGAAGGCACGCGGGTAGGGATTTATATACTTTAGCAAATGCAGAGATTGTTGCCATAGCAGATGGGGTTGTCTTAAATACAAGCTTCTTTTATTGTAAAACAAATCAAGTCACCGTTATGCATTACTTCAAAGGCCGAAAAATTATAATAAGATATGGAGAGTTGGTTAACATTCCTGTAAAAGCAGGAGATAGGGTAAAAAAAGGTCAATTCTTAGGGCAAACTGGTAAATTATTAAATGATAGAAATCAACATATTAATGTTGTTTCAGGATACACAATATATATGATTCACTTTGAATATTACACAGATGGAAATAATACAAAAGATACATTGACTATTCGCGATCCAAATAATAAATTTAAAAGAAGGAGCGATTTATCAGATCCTTTAGAAATTTTAAGAATTGGTTATGGAAATAGCTTCAAGACTAAAAAATAA
- the aqpZ gene encoding aquaporin Z, translating to MKRYLAEFFGTFWLVFGGCGSAIFAAAFPELGIGFVGVAFAFGLTVLTMAYAVGHISGGHFNPAVSVGLLVGGRFDKKDFVPYVIAQVIGAIAAAAVLYLIASGKAGFDATASGFASNGYGEHSPNGYNLVSALVAEVVLTAFFLIIILGATDERAPKGFAPIAIGLGLTLIHLISIPITNTSVNPARSTGVAIFQGTWALEQLWLFWVAPIVGAIIGAIIYRILGCTCGCKSAK from the coding sequence ATGAAGAGATATTTAGCCGAGTTTTTTGGCACATTTTGGTTAGTTTTTGGAGGTTGCGGTAGTGCGATATTTGCTGCGGCTTTTCCAGAGCTTGGTATTGGTTTTGTGGGTGTTGCATTTGCTTTTGGTCTTACAGTTCTTACGATGGCTTACGCAGTTGGTCACATCAGTGGCGGACACTTCAACCCTGCTGTCTCAGTTGGTCTATTGGTCGGTGGAAGATTTGACAAAAAAGACTTCGTGCCTTATGTCATCGCGCAAGTTATCGGAGCGATCGCAGCTGCTGCTGTGCTATATCTTATCGCTTCAGGCAAGGCTGGATTTGACGCTACTGCGAGCGGTTTTGCTAGCAACGGATACGGCGAGCACTCACCAAATGGCTACAATCTAGTCTCAGCGCTAGTTGCAGAGGTCGTTCTAACTGCGTTTTTCCTTATCATCATCCTAGGTGCGACTGATGAGCGTGCTCCAAAAGGCTTTGCACCGATCGCTATTGGCCTTGGCTTGACGCTTATCCACCTTATCTCGATACCTATCACAAACACATCGGTTAATCCAGCTCGCTCAACTGGCGTTGCGATATTTCAAGGTACTTGGGCACTAGAGCAGCTTTGGCTTTTCTGGGTTGCACCTATCGTTGGAGCGATCATCGGAGCTATCATTTATAGGATTTTAGGCTGCACATGCGGCTGCAAAAGTGCAAAATAA
- a CDS encoding efflux transporter outer membrane subunit — translation MRNKAFILITAAFLAGCSFRPDMPNVDTNFTSTYTFETSDIRDLWWKEFHDENLNSLVESALEKNTNLRIAYLNLQKAKASLGIAEADLLPGVNLNVSYTKAKSSGETYTGQPQTRYRSSSINLGLNYEIDLWGRVRNSVLAANENLNASKFDYDSARLSLSSSVAKSYFALVSLNMQEAVLKETLKTYEDTLALRKTQLDLGGINEMTYLQSKAEVERAKTSLTSVLNSKSQALTSLAILTGKSNDEILKGAVASAQNLPSSPEIKAGISSDVLLRRSDVAKALADLKATNALVGVAKADYFPTISLTGLLGFTSIDFENIFVGNANTWNIGGSLAQKIFDYSRTKNNVRVAETNEQIAAITYEATVRSALGEVRDALISRQNAKLSLDQVKNLLQSQQKIYSLAKDQYNAGYIGHLELLDAERNLLQAKLQDVSAKLDEVDSAVEVYRALGGGFKVDK, via the coding sequence ATGAGAAATAAGGCGTTTATACTTATAACAGCGGCGTTTTTGGCTGGTTGCTCGTTTCGCCCAGATATGCCAAATGTGGATACAAATTTCACCTCAACATACACTTTCGAGACAAGCGATATAAGAGATCTTTGGTGGAAAGAATTTCACGATGAAAATTTAAATTCTCTAGTCGAAAGCGCACTTGAGAAAAATACAAATTTACGCATTGCATATTTAAATTTACAAAAAGCAAAAGCAAGTCTTGGCATTGCTGAGGCTGACTTGCTACCGGGGGTAAATTTAAATGTAAGTTATACCAAAGCAAAAAGCAGTGGTGAAACTTACACAGGGCAGCCTCAAACACGCTATAGAAGTTCGAGCATAAATTTAGGACTAAACTACGAGATAGATCTTTGGGGTAGAGTGCGAAATAGCGTGCTTGCAGCTAATGAAAATTTAAATGCGAGCAAATTTGACTATGATAGCGCTAGACTAAGCCTTAGCTCAAGTGTGGCAAAAAGCTACTTTGCTCTAGTGTCGCTAAACATGCAAGAAGCAGTGCTAAAAGAGACACTAAAGACCTACGAAGATACGTTAGCGCTTCGCAAGACGCAGCTTGATCTTGGTGGCATAAATGAGATGACCTATCTGCAAAGTAAGGCTGAAGTAGAAAGGGCAAAAACAAGCCTAACTTCAGTGCTAAACTCAAAGTCGCAAGCGCTTACTTCGCTAGCCATCCTAACTGGCAAGAGCAATGATGAAATTTTAAAAGGAGCCGTTGCTAGTGCGCAAAATTTACCAAGCTCACCTGAGATAAAGGCTGGCATCAGCTCAGATGTTTTGCTTAGAAGAAGTGACGTGGCAAAGGCGCTAGCAGATCTAAAAGCTACAAATGCCCTTGTTGGCGTGGCAAAGGCTGATTATTTCCCTACGATCTCACTCACTGGACTTTTGGGCTTTACAAGTATTGATTTTGAAAATATATTTGTAGGAAATGCCAATACTTGGAATATAGGTGGCTCTTTAGCGCAAAAAATATTTGACTACAGCAGGACAAAAAACAACGTCCGTGTTGCTGAGACAAACGAGCAAATCGCAGCTATCACTTACGAAGCGACCGTTAGATCGGCCCTTGGAGAGGTTAGAGACGCCCTTATCTCAAGGCAAAATGCAAAGCTCTCTTTGGATCAGGTAAAAAATTTGCTACAATCGCAGCAAAAAATTTATTCGCTTGCTAAAGATCAATATAACGCTGGCTATATCGGTCACTTAGAGCTTCTTGATGCGGAGAGAAATTTGCTTCAAGCAAAGCTTCAAGATGTCTCTGCAAAGCTTGATGAAGTAGATAGCGCGGTTGAAGTTTATAGGGCACTTGGCGGCGGATTTAAGGTAGATAAATAA